CCGGCTGCACTGGAGCTTGGCCCTTTTACCATGAACGTGGCCAAAGACGCGCCGGTGCAGGGTGATCATTTACCGTTGGTGGTCATGTCGCACGGCACAGGTGGCAGTGCGCTGGGGCATCAGGACACTGCAGTCGCACTGGCTGATGCGGGGTTTGTGGTCGCAGCCATCAATCACCCAGGCGATAACTACCAAGACCTGAGCCAGCAGATGCATGTCGCGCCATTTATTTCGCGACCACGTGACATATCGCGGCTGATCTCGTGGATGACCCATGGCTGGCCAGGTGCCAACCATCTCAACGATCAGGCCATTGGTTTCTTCGGGTTTTCTCGCGGTGGCTACACCGGCTTGGTCAGTATCGGTGCGGTGCCAGACCTGACGCTGGGTGAAGCGTTCTGCGTGCACCAGCCTGATTTGCCATTCTGCACTGAAATCAAAGGCCCGCTACCCTCAATGCCACCGGCTGATACCCGCATCAAGGTGGCGGTAATTGCCGATCCGCTGTCGGTGTTCAGTAAAGAGGGGCTGGCAAAAATCAGCGTGCCCGTGCAGTTGTGGGCCTCTGAATATGGCGGCGATGGAGTTACGCCGGAAAGCGTGGCGGCCATCCGCAAAGGCTTGCCCCATGCGCCGGAGTTTTACAGCGTCGCAGGATCAGGCCACTTCAGCTTTCTGAGCCCATGCCCGGCGCAAATGACCGCCTCTGTGCCGAGACTGTGCACCGACCGGCCGGGCTTTGATCGCGTAGCATTTCACCAGCGCTTCAATACCCAGGTCACAGCGTTTTTCCGGGCACATCTGGCCGGACCCCCAACGCGTTGATGCCTGAGGCCGGTCGGAAAAAATGGAAGCCCACGGACCCGCGTGCTGGCAACGGTAGCCCAAAATTTACAAGGCGGGCCGACGAGCCACGCAAAGGAATAAATGCATGCATAAGCGTCTGCGCGGCTTTGGGCTTGCCAGCACGATCATCATTCTTGGCGCCTGCACGGGTACGCCCGTGACGCCGCATGTTGCCGCCAGCGCCGTGCCCACGCCCTCCTTGGCAAAAGCTTGGCAGGGCCAAGTGCTGATCGGCGCGGCGGTGGATGAGAAGAACATCCAAAGTCAGGGAACGCTCATTGCCGACCAGTTCAGTAGCGTGGTGGCAGAAAACGCCATGAAACCCATGGCGACCGAACCACGTGAAGGCGAATTTCATTTTGAAGCCGCCGACGCCATCGTCCGCTTTGCCCAGAGCCATAATATGGCCATCCGCGGCCACACGTTGCTCTGGCACCTGCACACACCAGACTGGATGTGGCAGGGCAAAAATGGCCAGCCCGCAGATCGTGATCTGGTGCTGGCGCGTCTGAAACGGCACATCGACGCCGAAGTAGGACACTACAAAGGTCAGGTGTCTGCCTGGGATGTCGTCAACGAGGTCATCGACGAAAAACAGCCCGACTGCCTGCGCAACGATAAATGGCATCAAGTGGTGGGCCTGGACTACGTGGATTACGCCTTTCGCTATGCCCACGCCGCCGATCCCGCCGCGCGCCTGTTCATCAACGAATACTCCACCACTGAAACGGCCAAACAACGCTGCCTGCTGCGTGTGATACAAGGCTTGCAAGAACGTGGCGTGCCTGTAAACGGCATTGGCCACCAGATGCACATCTCTGTGTTCTACCCGCGTGTAGAAGACATTGACCAGACCCTGACCGCCTTCGCCCGCCTTGGTCTGGAAAACCAGATCACGGAAATCGACATGAGCCTGTACAAGTGGAAAGACAACCACCTGTACGACACCCGCGACAACCTGCTGGCGCTGCAAGCCCGCCGCTATGGCGACATCATGCGCATGATCCGCAACCACCCGGATGTGACCGCCGTAACCTGGTGGGGCGTGACCGATGCCGGCACCTGGCTCAACCAGGATGCCCCGGCAGATCACCACGACCAACCCCTGTTGTTTGATGCACAAGGTCAACCCAAAGGCGCGTTCTGGGCGGTGTTCAACGCAGCGCGGCGGTAAGGCTCATGACCGGTCGCTTGGCGCAATCGCCAGTTGTAGTGCCAGGCGATGGCGACAGATTGCTTTGCATCGCACTCCAGACATTTATCCCCAGCGACTAGATGGGCACTTTGGCCGAAATCCATCCAATCCAATGGATTGGGCCGATAGTCTGCAGTTGGTCGAGTGTGACAACTTCAACGATTGCCAACCCTGAAAGATACGGGCCACCTCACATGAGCCATTACCACGTCGCACTAACTCACTACTTCCGGAATAACAGGCCCTGAATCTACAGTGCGCATGCTCACTCATTCAGGAATGCTTAATCAGCAGCTACGAAATACCCACTGGGGAGAGAAGCTGAGCATCAGCTTCTCCAGGATTCGAAGTGCAACCCCATCAGCACTCACCCTAATCCGTAATAGCCCTACCGCAACCTGCATAAAATTATCGACCGGAACAGCGTGATGTGCAGGTTCTAGCAATTCACTGACCAGTTTTACCAGCAAACATGATCACTTTTGCGAGAGTCTGCGAACTCTCTATCGTCGCCGTTTGGAACACCGTCGGGACACACCGCGTAGTGTAAAACTGCGATTTATTGCGGAGAAGGGGCAAAAACGACGGACGTAAAAAAGCCCGCAAAGCCTTTATTAACGGGGCTTTGCGGGCTTTTGAACCACTTGCGTGATTCAGTGTCTGGTGCCCGAGGTCGGAATCGAACCGACACTCCTTTCGGAACCGGATTTTGAGTCCGGCGCGTCTACCAGTTCCACCACTCGGGCAGGAGGGGCGGATTATCAACCAGAGTGCGAAAACTGGCAAGTGCTTATTACGATTCCGTGTCGATTTCTTCGTCGTTCTGGTTATCGGCCTTGAGCGATAGCGCGCGCTCGTACAGGGCATTGCGGGGAGCACCGGTAATTTGCTGCGCCAGCGCGACGGCTTGTTTGAGCGGCAACTCAGCCATCAATGGGCGCAACACGTGGTCGTGCGCATTGGCTTCATCTGGCTCGGCCGGTGGAGCGGCGTCGATCACGATGACGAACTCACCACGTTGCTGGTTGGCGTCGGCCGTGGCCCAAGCCAGCAGTTCACCCAGTGGAGCGCGGCGCAAGGTTTCAAAGGTTTTGGTCAGTTCGCGCGCGACCAGTGCGATGCGGTCTTGTCCAAAGCCGTTGGCCAGATCGTTCAGCGTATCCAGAATGCGGTGTGGCGCTTCATAAAATACAGTGGCATAAGGCAAGCCCGCCAGCGGTGCAATCGCATCCTGACGTTGCCGGGATTTAGGCGGCAGAAAACCGTAAAACAAAGTGTGCGGGCACATGAAACCGGCGCCGCTCAGGGCCGTGGTTAAAGCACTGGCGCCCGGTACTGGCACCACTTTGAAACCTGCCGCGTGTACGGCCGCTACCAGCTGCGCACCGGGGTCAGAAATGGCTGGCGTTCCGGCATCAGAAACCTGGGCGACGGTTTCTCCGGCGGCCAGGCGGGCGACCAGTTTTTCAGACATGGCGCGTTCGTTGTGCTCACGCAAACTGATCATTGGTGTGGTGATGCCAAAATGCTTGAGCATTTGACCGGTAACGCGGGTGTCTTCTGCGGCAATGACACTGACGGAACGCAGAATCGTCTGCGCTCGGGGCGTCAAATCCTGTAGATTTCCGATGGGCGTAGCCACCACATATAATGAAGACTTACTGACAGCAAAAGGCTCTATATGCACGCTCGGGTTCTCCCTGCGGTAATGCGCGGTGTAGCGGCCGTACTATACGGTGTGGCCTTGCTGTCGACCAGCGCGGCGCATGCAGAGCCCGTTGTTCGCACCCAGATTGCTTCGAGCCCGGCGCAGCTTGCTGCCAGTGCAACTGCCGATGCCTCGCAGCCAGCGGATGAAACCGCTTCTGCTCCAGCCGCCACTCACAAGGGCGGCAATTTTATAGCGGTAATCTTGCCCGCCAAAGCCAAAGCCTGGAAACCCGCCGTTGAGGCGATCAAGAGCGGCTTGTTTGCCGCCGAATCAGCCTTGTCGGACGGAGACCAACCACCCTTACGCATCTTTGATACCACCGACACGGACGACGATATCCTGGCGCAATTCAACCGGGCCATTAGCCTGGGTGCAGCAGCGGTGATCGGGCCGCTGACCAAAAGCGCTGTTAACAATATCGGCGATAATGGCCATTTTGATATTCCGGTTCTGGCGCTGAATAGTTTTGATAGTAATACCCTGCACCGCCCCGGCTTTTACAGTTTTAGCCTGTCGGTGGAATCCGAAGCGGCCCAGGTCGCACAACAAATGCGGGATGACAGCTTTACCCACCCCGTCATCGTTACAGTCGATGGTGCGCTGGCGCAACGCATGACCCAAGGGTTTACTGATGGCTGGCGCAGTGCCAATCAAACCATTGTCCCCATTCTGAAAACTACGGGCAAAGATTACGCGCAGCTCAAAGCCCAACTGGATATCGACGGCGCAGACGCGGTGTTTCTGGCCATGGATGCGCGCCAGGCCCGCAAGATCAGACCATTTATCGGCACTACGCGTGCTATCTATGCCACCAGCCAGATCAATATCGGCAAACAACCCGCCACAGCGCTGCTGGACTTGGCTGGTATCCATTTCCTGGACATGCCGTGGATTACCCAACCCAATACGCCAGAATACAAAATCTATGAACACGCACGCTCGCCTTCAAATGACCTGGAGCGCTTGTTCGCCATGGGCGTCGATGCCTGGAAAATAACCGCGGCCTTGCTCGATACGCCGCCAGACCAGCTGGGTATTACCGATGGTTTGACGGGCAGCTTGCACGTTGATGCGACCAGCACCATACAGCGCTCGCTGGTGCCACAAGTGCTGACAGTGCAGATTCCCAATGCCGAAGCTCCCGGCTATACCGAGGCCCCCGCCTCTGTTCCGTCCACGGAACAATGAACCGCACCGGAGAAAACGCCGAAGCCCGCGCTGCTGATTATCTGGGCGCAAACGGGCTGGTTATCATCGAGCGCAACTGGCATTGCCGCTTTGGTGAGATCGACCTGATTGCGCACGACGGCGAAACACTGGTATTTGTGGAAGTTCGTCAACGCAGCAACCGGCGCTTTGGGGGTGCGGCGTTCAGCATCACCCCGGCCAAACGCGCCAGATTGCTTGCCACTTCGGCCCTTTATCTGGCCCAATTGCACCCCCAGCCACCGTGCCGCTTTGATGCAATCTGCATTGAAGGATCGGCGCTGACGTGGTTGAAGAACTGTATTGATGCCACTGAAGATTATTCAGCGAGCTACTAAGGAATTTGAATGGATTTGATGCAACGCGTGCGCCAGCACTTCGACGACAACATTACTGCCGCTGAGCTAACGCGGGAAATCCTGTCGCCGCAGATTGCGCAAGCAGCCGAGCGCTTGATGCAGACGCTCATCGCCGATGGCAAGATTCTGACCTGTGGTAACGGTGGTTCGGCGGCCGATGCCCAACATTTTGCCTCGGAAATGGTCGGCCGCTTTGAGCGCGAACGTCCTGGCTTAAGCGCCATTGCGTTGTCTACCGATACCTCCGCAATGACCGCCATCGCTAACGCCTATGACTTTGACATGGTATTTTCCCGCCAGGTGCATGCTGTGGGCCGGGCAGGCGACGTACTGCTGGCGATTTCGGCTTCGGGGAACTCCGCCAACGTCATCTCTGCCATACACGCAGCACATGATCGGCAAATGAGCGTGATCGCGCTGACAGGACGGGACGGCGGGCAAGTAGCCGACATCCTCTCCGGTGATGACACCTTGCTGTGCGTGCCGGTCGAACGCACGGCGCGAATCAAAGAAATGCATGTCACCATCATTCATGCGGTGTGTGACGCTATCGATTACTTGTTGTTAGGGGGCGAATAAAACATGACCAGATTGATCAACAAAAAGCATCTGGCCGTTATCGGCGCAGCCGTATTGCTGGGCCTGCAAGGATGTGTGCCATTGGTGTTTGTGGGCGGGGCTGCCGTGGGCGTCCTGGTCGGCACTGATCCGCGTCCGGCCGAAACCATGAAGGGCGATCTGGATCTCGGGGGCAAAATCAGCGCCACCATTATTGATACCTGGAAAGATCAGGCGCACGTTAACGTGAACACGTTCAACAGCAATATCCTGTTGACTGGCGAAGTCCCGGATGAAGCCGCCCGCGCCCGTGTACAACAGATTGCGCAAAGCCAGACTGGCGTGCGTCACGTTTACAACGAGACGGTGGTTGCCCCGCTTTCTTCGACCACAGACCGCCTGAATGACACCCAACTGACCACGCGCGTTAAAGCGTCGATCATCGGTCAGGGCGGCGATACCAGTGGTTTCCACTTGATGGTGGTGACCGAGCGCAAAGTGGTTTACCTGATGGGCATCGCCAAACCTGATGTGGCCAATCAGTCCGCACAGGCCGCTAGCCTTGTCTCTGGTGTGGAACAGGTCGTGAAGCTGGTGGAATTCCAGCCACAAGGCCCGGCGGATCGCGCTAACTAAGCGCGGGGCTGGCCTCTGGAACAAACAAAAAGGCGCGAAGATTCGCGCCTTTTTGTTTGTCTGCGCCCTGCGAGTTCACGACTACAACAGCGGCGCCAGGTCCTTCTGTATCTGTTTGGCCAATAGTGGTTGTCCAGCAGCAGTGGGGTGCAGTTGATCAGCCTGGAACATCTCCGGATGCATCACCACCGGAGCCAGCAGGAACGGCGTTAGCCCGGTGCGATATTTTTTTGCCAGCGTTGAATACATATTGGCGAACTGTTGGGTGTAATCCGGGCCAAAGTTGGGTGGCAGTTGCATGCCCACCAGATGCACTTTCGCGCCAGAGGCTTGCGCCAGCTCAATCATCCGGGCAAGGTTGTGCTGCGCAACATCCAGCGGCAAACCACGCAAGCCATCGTTGGCGCCCAGCTCCAGCACCACCAGTTTGGGCTGATGCGCTTTGAGCGCCGCTGGAAAACGCGTCAATCCGCCCGCTGTGGTTTCACCGGACACACTGGCATTGACGACGCGATATTGTTTGCTGGTACCGGCCAGATCGCGCTGCAGCAAGCTGGGCCACGCCTGGTCTGCCGCAAGGCCATAGCCCGCTGATAGACTATCGCCAAATACCAGAATGACTGGCGCCGGTGCCACGGCGTAAACCGCCTGACTCAAGAACAGGATCAAAGCAGCAACAATGAACGATATACGCAACGGACTTTCTCCTGACATGCTGACTGTGACCAAACTGGGTAAACGGGTTACTGCCGGTGATGAAACCATCGACATTCTGCACGAGATCTCGTTCACGCTCACGGCGGGTGCCAGTCTGGCCATCGTCGGAGCGTCTGGTTCCGGTAAATCGACATTACTGTCTTTACTGGCTGGACTGGACACCCCCAGTCACGGCGAAGTGCTGCTGGCTGGCCAGTCATTAACCCAACTGGATGAGGATGGCCGTGCCCGCATGCGGGGTCAACATGCAGGATTTGTATTCCAGTCCTTCCAGCTGTTACCCGAATTATCTGCACTGGAAAACGTCATGCTGCCGCTGGAGCTGCTTGGTAAAAAAACCAGCACCGACGAAATGCGCCAGACTGCCCAGAGCTGGCTGGATCGCGTCGGCTTGGGCAAGCGGCTGGCTCACACGCCACGTACCTTGTCTGGTGGCGAGCAACAACGGGTCGCGCTGGCACGGGCCTTTGTCACGGGTCCGGATATCCTGTTTGCTGACGAACCCACGGGCAGCCTGGATAGCCACACCGGCGAACACGTGGCCGAGTTGTTGTTTGAACTGAATCGCGAAACCAATACCACGCTGGTGCTAGTCACTCACGACGAAACCCTGGCCGCCCGTTGTGGCTCCCGTTTGCGGCTGG
This genomic interval from Silvimonas soli contains the following:
- a CDS encoding ABC transporter ATP-binding protein; the encoded protein is MNDIRNGLSPDMLTVTKLGKRVTAGDETIDILHEISFTLTAGASLAIVGASGSGKSTLLSLLAGLDTPSHGEVLLAGQSLTQLDEDGRARMRGQHAGFVFQSFQLLPELSALENVMLPLELLGKKTSTDEMRQTAQSWLDRVGLGKRLAHTPRTLSGGEQQRVALARAFVTGPDILFADEPTGSLDSHTGEHVAELLFELNRETNTTLVLVTHDETLAARCGSRLRLEAGRMIDWVNA
- a CDS encoding arylesterase, whose product is MRISFIVAALILFLSQAVYAVAPAPVILVFGDSLSAGYGLAADQAWPSLLQRDLAGTSKQYRVVNASVSGETTAGGLTRFPAALKAHQPKLVVLELGANDGLRGLPLDVAQHNLARMIELAQASGAKVHLVGMQLPPNFGPDYTQQFANMYSTLAKKYRTGLTPFLLAPVVMHPEMFQADQLHPTAAGQPLLAKQIQKDLAPLL
- a CDS encoding alpha/beta hydrolase family protein, yielding MSSFLANAAGFAWISVPADADGPALKGAIWYPSATPPAALELGPFTMNVAKDAPVQGDHLPLVVMSHGTGGSALGHQDTAVALADAGFVVAAINHPGDNYQDLSQQMHVAPFISRPRDISRLISWMTHGWPGANHLNDQAIGFFGFSRGGYTGLVSIGAVPDLTLGEAFCVHQPDLPFCTEIKGPLPSMPPADTRIKVAVIADPLSVFSKEGLAKISVPVQLWASEYGGDGVTPESVAAIRKGLPHAPEFYSVAGSGHFSFLSPCPAQMTASVPRLCTDRPGFDRVAFHQRFNTQVTAFFRAHLAGPPTR
- a CDS encoding phosphoheptose isomerase; this encodes MDLMQRVRQHFDDNITAAELTREILSPQIAQAAERLMQTLIADGKILTCGNGGSAADAQHFASEMVGRFERERPGLSAIALSTDTSAMTAIANAYDFDMVFSRQVHAVGRAGDVLLAISASGNSANVISAIHAAHDRQMSVIALTGRDGGQVADILSGDDTLLCVPVERTARIKEMHVTIIHAVCDAIDYLLLGGE
- a CDS encoding endo-1,4-beta-xylanase, whose amino-acid sequence is MHKRLRGFGLASTIIILGACTGTPVTPHVAASAVPTPSLAKAWQGQVLIGAAVDEKNIQSQGTLIADQFSSVVAENAMKPMATEPREGEFHFEAADAIVRFAQSHNMAIRGHTLLWHLHTPDWMWQGKNGQPADRDLVLARLKRHIDAEVGHYKGQVSAWDVVNEVIDEKQPDCLRNDKWHQVVGLDYVDYAFRYAHAADPAARLFINEYSTTETAKQRCLLRVIQGLQERGVPVNGIGHQMHISVFYPRVEDIDQTLTAFARLGLENQITEIDMSLYKWKDNHLYDTRDNLLALQARRYGDIMRMIRNHPDVTAVTWWGVTDAGTWLNQDAPADHHDQPLLFDAQGQPKGAFWAVFNAARR
- a CDS encoding BON domain-containing protein, which translates into the protein MTRLINKKHLAVIGAAVLLGLQGCVPLVFVGGAAVGVLVGTDPRPAETMKGDLDLGGKISATIIDTWKDQAHVNVNTFNSNILLTGEVPDEAARARVQQIAQSQTGVRHVYNETVVAPLSSTTDRLNDTQLTTRVKASIIGQGGDTSGFHLMVVTERKVVYLMGIAKPDVANQSAQAASLVSGVEQVVKLVEFQPQGPADRAN
- the rsmI gene encoding 16S rRNA (cytidine(1402)-2'-O)-methyltransferase: MVATPIGNLQDLTPRAQTILRSVSVIAAEDTRVTGQMLKHFGITTPMISLREHNERAMSEKLVARLAAGETVAQVSDAGTPAISDPGAQLVAAVHAAGFKVVPVPGASALTTALSGAGFMCPHTLFYGFLPPKSRQRQDAIAPLAGLPYATVFYEAPHRILDTLNDLANGFGQDRIALVARELTKTFETLRRAPLGELLAWATADANQQRGEFVIVIDAAPPAEPDEANAHDHVLRPLMAELPLKQAVALAQQITGAPRNALYERALSLKADNQNDEEIDTES
- a CDS encoding YraN family protein yields the protein MNRTGENAEARAADYLGANGLVIIERNWHCRFGEIDLIAHDGETLVFVEVRQRSNRRFGGAAFSITPAKRARLLATSALYLAQLHPQPPCRFDAICIEGSALTWLKNCIDATEDYSASY
- a CDS encoding penicillin-binding protein activator; translated protein: MHARVLPAVMRGVAAVLYGVALLSTSAAHAEPVVRTQIASSPAQLAASATADASQPADETASAPAATHKGGNFIAVILPAKAKAWKPAVEAIKSGLFAAESALSDGDQPPLRIFDTTDTDDDILAQFNRAISLGAAAVIGPLTKSAVNNIGDNGHFDIPVLALNSFDSNTLHRPGFYSFSLSVESEAAQVAQQMRDDSFTHPVIVTVDGALAQRMTQGFTDGWRSANQTIVPILKTTGKDYAQLKAQLDIDGADAVFLAMDARQARKIRPFIGTTRAIYATSQINIGKQPATALLDLAGIHFLDMPWITQPNTPEYKIYEHARSPSNDLERLFAMGVDAWKITAALLDTPPDQLGITDGLTGSLHVDATSTIQRSLVPQVLTVQIPNAEAPGYTEAPASVPSTEQ